The Phytohabitans houttuyneae genome has a segment encoding these proteins:
- a CDS encoding ThuA domain-containing protein, which yields MRRRFRTSAVVVCVTAAALLPAAPSWALETTPPTINAATLSPAAPTGQNNWYRGPVTLNVSATDDVGIAKFQYSLNGGAAYIDVPVEGAPASATASAVITQEGNTSVRYRAVDTSGNISAFRSISVRIDTRAPAASYPAITDGHVGHVATLIPTRTDPAPGSGGVAVLNMYLDGKLVPPLPVQTADLSFGVHTLAVHLSDAASNSAKYTQTFIVTTSFADVGTLIGRFVTAGSVSAEVGAALQAKLDQSKALADAGSAKRAGQVLNEFVSIAGDQIAPGSARSTLVGDARYLIDQLNGRLAPEPATGLASEPAEGPKFIPDPVLAPLPHNPDADYNVLVFSRTTGFRHDHIPHTVAAIQKLGIAHNFNVDVYDPQLPTVTLPTSPFLSLDTLKQYDTIVFESNVGHPGPLNASTEQPNFEAYMNQGGGYVGIHGAADSFEIGTWPWYGNLVGGFFTNHPNGQNGFGQCGSCIHTEVVTEDNTHPATAHLPARWMTVDELYNFDRNMRADVHTLLSLNEASYQRSLNSGNAATNPLRLMNGDHPIAWCQNWGGGKAFSNILGHFRTQYYDDSFMQIILGGIETTADRTDANCSSYRETSLLIEADRAAGLLTADAADAADAALDIARDSYLATNYTTAIPALNSIVDLANDEASGDAAARSELARQARALREWMQNLNR from the coding sequence ATGCGAAGAAGATTTCGAACATCGGCAGTGGTCGTCTGCGTGACGGCGGCCGCATTGCTCCCCGCGGCACCGTCGTGGGCACTGGAAACGACACCGCCGACGATCAACGCGGCGACGCTGTCGCCCGCTGCGCCGACCGGCCAGAACAACTGGTACCGCGGCCCGGTGACGCTGAACGTGTCGGCGACCGACGACGTCGGCATCGCCAAGTTCCAGTACTCGCTCAACGGCGGCGCCGCCTACATCGACGTGCCCGTCGAGGGCGCGCCGGCGTCGGCCACGGCGTCGGCGGTGATCACGCAGGAAGGCAACACCAGCGTCCGGTACCGCGCGGTCGACACGTCCGGAAACATCTCGGCGTTCCGCTCGATCTCGGTCCGGATCGACACGCGCGCGCCGGCTGCATCGTACCCGGCGATCACCGACGGTCACGTCGGTCACGTCGCCACACTTATCCCGACGCGCACGGACCCCGCCCCCGGCTCGGGCGGAGTGGCTGTGCTGAACATGTACCTGGACGGCAAGCTGGTCCCGCCGTTGCCGGTGCAGACCGCCGACCTGTCGTTCGGCGTGCACACGCTCGCGGTGCATCTCTCCGACGCTGCTTCCAACAGCGCGAAGTACACGCAGACGTTCATCGTGACGACGTCGTTCGCGGACGTCGGCACGCTGATCGGCCGGTTCGTGACCGCCGGCAGTGTCTCGGCGGAGGTCGGCGCGGCGCTCCAAGCCAAGCTCGACCAGTCGAAGGCGCTCGCCGACGCCGGTTCGGCCAAGCGCGCGGGCCAGGTCCTGAACGAGTTCGTCTCGATCGCCGGCGACCAGATCGCGCCCGGCTCGGCCCGCAGCACACTCGTGGGCGATGCGCGTTACCTGATCGACCAGCTCAACGGCCGGCTCGCGCCGGAGCCCGCGACGGGCCTCGCGTCTGAGCCCGCGGAGGGCCCGAAGTTCATCCCGGACCCGGTGCTCGCCCCGCTCCCGCACAACCCGGACGCCGACTACAACGTCCTGGTCTTCTCCAGGACGACGGGCTTCCGGCACGACCACATCCCGCACACCGTGGCCGCGATCCAGAAGCTCGGCATCGCGCACAACTTCAACGTCGACGTCTACGACCCGCAACTGCCGACCGTCACGCTGCCCACGAGCCCGTTCCTGAGCCTCGACACGCTCAAGCAGTACGACACGATCGTCTTCGAGTCCAACGTCGGGCACCCGGGCCCGCTCAATGCGAGCACCGAGCAGCCGAACTTCGAGGCCTACATGAACCAGGGCGGCGGCTATGTCGGCATCCACGGCGCCGCCGACTCGTTCGAGATCGGCACCTGGCCGTGGTACGGCAACCTCGTCGGTGGGTTCTTCACCAACCATCCGAACGGCCAGAACGGGTTCGGCCAGTGCGGCAGCTGCATCCACACCGAGGTGGTGACCGAAGACAACACGCACCCGGCGACCGCGCATCTGCCTGCCCGGTGGATGACGGTCGACGAGCTCTACAACTTCGACCGCAACATGCGGGCCGACGTGCACACGCTGCTGAGCCTCAACGAGGCCAGCTACCAGCGCAGCCTCAACAGCGGCAACGCGGCCACCAACCCGCTGCGGCTGATGAACGGCGACCACCCGATCGCGTGGTGCCAGAACTGGGGCGGTGGCAAGGCGTTCTCGAACATCCTCGGCCACTTCCGGACGCAGTACTACGACGACTCGTTCATGCAGATCATCCTCGGCGGGATCGAGACGACCGCCGACCGCACGGACGCCAACTGCTCGTCCTACCGCGAGACCAGCCTGCTGATCGAGGCTGACCGAGCGGCCGGGCTGCTGACCGCGGACGCCGCGGACGCCGCCGATGCCGCCCTGGACATCGCGCGGGACAGCTACCTGGCAACCAACTACACCACCGCCATCCCGGCGCTGAACTCGATCGTCGACCTGGCGAACGACGAGGCCTCCGGCGACGCTGCGGCGCGTTCCGAGCTCGCGCGGCAGGCGCGCGCGCTGCGGGAGTGGATGCAGAACCTCAACCGCTGA
- a CDS encoding YciI family protein — translation MLLVHEVTRPTAEPPAELFAAIGALGAENTANGSLVEIGGLLPIEAGAVVRLAADSVTTTDGPFVETRELVGGYAVYEVPDVAAAAKKAEDFLEAHRSTWPGWEGWVEVRTVLDGRPPAGQ, via the coding sequence ATGTTGCTGGTGCACGAGGTCACCCGGCCCACCGCCGAGCCGCCCGCGGAGCTGTTCGCGGCGATCGGCGCCCTCGGCGCGGAGAACACCGCCAACGGTAGCCTCGTCGAGATCGGCGGCCTGTTGCCGATCGAGGCGGGCGCCGTCGTCCGCCTGGCCGCCGACAGCGTCACCACCACGGATGGCCCGTTCGTGGAGACCCGGGAGCTGGTCGGCGGGTACGCGGTCTACGAGGTGCCCGACGTCGCAGCGGCCGCGAAGAAGGCCGAGGACTTCCTCGAGGCACACCGCAGCACCTGGCCGGGCTGGGAGGGCTGGGTCGAGGTCCGCACCGTGCTCGACGGGCGCCCACCGGCCGGCCAGTGA
- a CDS encoding helix-turn-helix transcriptional regulator, whose amino-acid sequence MATRSRRPGNLPAEATSFVGRRRELAEARRKLADGRLVSLVGPGGVGKTRLALRLATDLARGFRDGAWLVELGKLRDPALVTHTAMAALDLRDQAASAPSELLLRHLRDAELLLVVDNCEHLLDAAATLIGEVLRAAPAVRVIATSQAPLRAAGEHVLPVPPLSLPADDPLERLRENEAVRLFVERAAAASGDFELTDTNQAAVVDLCRRLDGLPLAIELAAARTRVLAPAQILDRLHDPFALLARGTRAALPRHETLRTTLQWSYDQLTSAEQALMSRLSVFAGRFTLDDIEAVCCFGEVPAAQSVELVSSLVDKSLLQRELAAGTAVYRLHETMRQYASSMRSPDGLEERWADHYLQRCARFGAEGRYRLVEWLTWIEPEIDNVRALLRAFSADVRGVALATSLIWYWVTRATTEGVRWLDEFAPAAASPWTYFVRGFLAVLQSDPVVAVPVLERGVLAARAAGQPDVLCQLLAMAAIAANMAGDRPSAERLLDEAVALSADRDDVGAALMVHQARTLNALGDGDLETACSAAADGARLSRRAGDLYSLTWMLLNQGFAALRTGDADDAERRFVEALPIARQVDDRVAQCYLLGGLGACAASVRDPQRAARLLGAMDGLRVEVGVIVNSGMAPALSSATESVRAALGPARFESALRDGLRMNRADALRLALREVAAPSPNGPLTQREKNVAGLVAEGLSNKDIGARLFISERTVESHVRNILNKLGFHSRTQIASWVAAPES is encoded by the coding sequence GTGGCCACCCGCAGTCGACGACCGGGCAACCTCCCCGCCGAGGCCACGAGTTTCGTCGGTCGCCGCCGTGAGCTGGCCGAGGCGAGGAGGAAGCTGGCCGACGGGCGTCTGGTGAGCTTGGTCGGGCCCGGTGGCGTGGGCAAGACGCGCCTCGCGCTCCGTCTCGCCACCGACCTCGCCCGCGGGTTCCGGGACGGCGCGTGGCTGGTCGAACTCGGTAAGCTGCGCGATCCGGCGCTGGTGACCCACACCGCGATGGCGGCCCTCGACCTGCGCGACCAGGCCGCCTCCGCACCGAGTGAACTGTTGCTCCGGCACCTCCGCGACGCCGAGCTGCTGCTCGTCGTCGACAACTGCGAGCACCTGCTCGACGCCGCGGCCACGCTGATCGGCGAGGTGCTCCGGGCGGCGCCGGCGGTTCGGGTGATCGCCACCAGCCAGGCGCCGCTCCGGGCTGCCGGGGAACACGTGCTGCCGGTGCCGCCGTTGTCGCTGCCGGCGGACGATCCGCTGGAGCGCCTGCGCGAAAACGAAGCGGTTCGGCTCTTCGTCGAGCGTGCGGCGGCCGCGTCGGGCGACTTCGAGCTCACCGACACCAACCAGGCGGCCGTGGTGGACCTGTGCCGGCGCCTCGACGGGTTGCCCCTGGCGATCGAGCTGGCGGCGGCCCGGACCCGGGTGCTCGCCCCCGCACAGATCCTCGACCGGCTGCACGACCCGTTCGCGCTGCTCGCCCGCGGCACCAGGGCGGCCCTGCCCCGCCACGAGACGCTGCGCACCACCCTCCAGTGGAGCTACGACCAGCTGACTTCGGCCGAACAGGCACTGATGTCCCGGCTGTCGGTGTTCGCCGGCCGGTTCACGCTCGACGACATCGAGGCGGTGTGCTGCTTCGGTGAGGTGCCGGCGGCGCAGAGCGTCGAACTGGTGTCCTCGCTGGTTGACAAGTCGCTGCTGCAGCGAGAGCTCGCCGCGGGCACGGCCGTCTACCGCCTGCACGAGACCATGCGCCAATACGCCAGCTCGATGCGTTCCCCGGATGGCCTCGAAGAGCGCTGGGCGGACCACTACCTGCAACGATGCGCACGATTCGGTGCCGAAGGCCGGTACCGGCTGGTGGAGTGGCTGACATGGATCGAGCCGGAGATCGACAACGTCCGGGCTTTGCTGCGGGCGTTCTCCGCCGACGTGCGCGGCGTCGCTCTGGCCACCAGCCTGATCTGGTACTGGGTCACCCGCGCCACAACCGAGGGCGTCCGATGGCTCGACGAATTCGCTCCCGCGGCGGCGTCGCCGTGGACCTACTTCGTCCGCGGCTTCCTGGCCGTGCTGCAGAGCGACCCGGTCGTCGCCGTGCCGGTGTTGGAGCGTGGCGTGCTCGCCGCTCGCGCGGCCGGGCAGCCGGACGTCCTGTGCCAGCTGCTCGCGATGGCAGCGATCGCGGCGAACATGGCAGGCGACCGTCCGTCCGCCGAACGGCTGCTCGACGAAGCGGTAGCCCTGTCCGCCGACCGGGACGATGTCGGTGCCGCGCTGATGGTGCATCAGGCACGGACCCTCAACGCACTCGGAGACGGTGATCTCGAGACCGCCTGTTCCGCAGCCGCCGACGGCGCGCGGCTGAGTCGCCGGGCGGGCGATCTGTACAGCCTCACGTGGATGCTGCTGAACCAGGGCTTCGCCGCACTGCGCACCGGTGACGCCGACGATGCGGAGCGTCGGTTCGTCGAGGCGCTGCCGATCGCCCGCCAGGTAGACGACCGGGTCGCGCAGTGTTACCTGCTCGGCGGCCTCGGCGCGTGCGCCGCGTCGGTTCGCGACCCACAGCGTGCGGCCCGGCTGCTCGGGGCCATGGACGGGCTGCGTGTCGAGGTGGGTGTGATCGTCAACAGTGGAATGGCACCCGCCCTGTCCTCGGCGACCGAATCGGTGCGGGCGGCTCTCGGTCCAGCGCGCTTCGAGTCCGCGCTCCGCGACGGCCTGCGGATGAACCGTGCCGACGCGCTGCGGCTGGCGCTGCGTGAGGTGGCCGCCCCGAGCCCGAACGGTCCGTTGACACAGCGCGAGAAGAACGTCGCCGGGCTGGTGGCCGAAGGCCTGAGCAACAAGGACATCGGTGCGCGGCTGTTCATCTCCGAACGCACGGTCGAGAGCCACGTGCGCAACATCCTGAACAAGCTGGGCTTCCACTCGCGTACTCAGATCGCGAGCTGGGTCGCCGCCCCCGAGAGCTAG
- a CDS encoding RNA polymerase sigma factor codes for MTTNDTARAVERVWRLESSRLLGALLRITRDLDRAEDLAQEALAAALAQWPAEGVPDNPGAWLMTAAKRRAINHLRSGERQLRAYATLAAGTAEAYDEEFAVDRLEDDVLRLMFVCCHPSLTDDTRTVLTLRLVAGLTTREIARAYLTSEATVATRISRAKRTLHTTVAALEEPTGAERIARLASVMSVIYLLFNEGYAATAGIDWTRPALCAEAVRLAALLITVTPREPEAYGLLALLELQSSRLTARIDPAGHPVLLTDQDRRRWDRSAISRGDAALRVALSLGGGGPYVLQAAIAAEHARASSVETTDWARIAALYGTLHQATGSAVVELNRAVAVAMAQGPQAGLTIVDEIEPALPGFHLVPAVRGDLLARLGHYPEAAAQFDRAAELAANGTERALMKARADTCRQRGATAS; via the coding sequence GTGACGACGAACGACACCGCAAGGGCTGTCGAGCGGGTGTGGCGGCTGGAGTCGTCACGCCTGCTCGGCGCGCTGCTGCGCATTACCCGAGACCTCGACCGCGCCGAGGACCTGGCCCAGGAGGCGCTGGCCGCGGCGTTGGCCCAGTGGCCGGCCGAGGGGGTGCCCGATAACCCGGGCGCTTGGCTGATGACCGCCGCCAAGCGCCGGGCCATCAACCATCTTCGCTCCGGCGAGCGGCAACTGCGGGCGTACGCGACGCTTGCGGCCGGCACCGCCGAGGCTTACGACGAGGAGTTCGCGGTGGACCGCCTGGAGGACGACGTCCTGCGGCTGATGTTCGTCTGCTGCCACCCGTCGCTGACCGACGACACGCGCACGGTGCTCACCCTACGGCTCGTGGCGGGCCTGACCACGCGCGAGATCGCCCGCGCCTACCTGACCTCCGAAGCCACCGTGGCCACCCGCATCTCCCGCGCCAAGCGGACACTGCACACCACGGTCGCGGCGCTGGAGGAGCCGACCGGCGCGGAGCGGATAGCCCGCCTCGCCTCAGTCATGTCCGTGATCTACCTGCTCTTCAACGAGGGGTATGCGGCCACCGCCGGCATCGACTGGACCCGGCCGGCACTGTGCGCGGAGGCCGTCCGACTGGCCGCCCTGCTCATCACCGTCACACCCCGCGAACCAGAGGCGTACGGCCTGCTCGCCCTGCTCGAGCTCCAGTCGTCGCGGCTAACGGCGCGCATCGACCCGGCCGGCCACCCTGTGCTGCTGACCGACCAGGATCGCCGGCGGTGGGACCGATCGGCGATCTCCCGCGGTGACGCCGCGCTGCGCGTCGCCCTCTCACTGGGCGGCGGCGGACCGTACGTACTGCAGGCAGCGATCGCCGCCGAACACGCACGAGCGTCCTCAGTGGAAACCACCGACTGGGCGCGGATCGCAGCACTCTACGGCACACTGCACCAGGCGACCGGCTCAGCGGTGGTCGAGCTGAACCGCGCCGTCGCGGTGGCCATGGCCCAAGGCCCACAGGCCGGCCTCACCATCGTCGACGAGATCGAGCCCGCACTACCCGGCTTCCACCTCGTCCCGGCCGTCCGCGGCGACCTGCTCGCGCGGCTCGGCCACTACCCAGAGGCGGCCGCCCAGTTCGACCGCGCCGCCGAACTCGCCGCCAACGGCACCGAACGCGCCCTCATGAAAGCCCGGGCCGACACGTGCCGCCAGCGCGGCGCGACCGCGTCATAG